In Exiguobacterium sibiricum 7-3, a genomic segment contains:
- a CDS encoding SH3 domain-containing C40 family peptidase, producing MPLSKKWFTTLAASVMLFSSFPINTLAEGNVSQTVADEQTEVATGKQFTQTDTPVFETTESTEAVATLPAATEVETFGVEGLFTRILLDGVYRFVKTDQLADTPTYPKIDSQYTNKVTVLYSTADSSTATAQTFAQNKKIDTYGQVGLFTRIKQDTGYLFILTADLSPTPVYSATGERFVQQKTSVYPTADAIGTPLTTLKQNDSIKTFGTSGDFTRIELNGSYAFVLTAHLGTKPVVAYAATGKKYIQQLATVYPTAATTGKPLGTLSQNQLVDIYGVSGAYTRVRLNDVYGFVLTTQLGDVEFFAQTARLYVQSPTPIRQAPNMSSPVLKEHQTNTLLTVYGTSGAYSRILFRGQYAYVLTSTLAPLKVYPQTARLYVQTPTAIRSAPDTSSSVLTQHQTNTLLTVYGTSGAYSRILFRGQYAYVLTNTLATTKVYAKTGLRYASKPTSIFKDTTAKTIVRTMKRAEQIDIYGTSGSYTRVKTGSVYGYVKTTDLVTKKPDLYDITGIRYVLDDKVVVHPKASLTGKIGTLKKNTQLSVYGKSGYYTRVKIGTTFGFVDSSRLGLNKPVAPSKVGTVFYVHFDQTPLFSADVAYSRPAGYLSKGTKLIGLKAIDDDFWHVRLPNGTTGYVINPYIGTTKPDMRYTQQTINRQKIYTVKTTTSYFATPVSPKSSGLIEQGKRVYPRYRVGNFYVIQSGWSPVYLPVSAVTVKTDTRIAQKNTSRGEKLIQAAAKHLGTPYTWGSQTAANGGFDCSGLIHYATNEAGKYGGRTNVSGYWYGAFFTNRRTTISSGKRSDIVFFENTYTDGPSHIGIMLDNEYFIHAGGSQLQINSIYEPRWREHFLGFKSM from the coding sequence ATGCCTCTTTCAAAAAAATGGTTCACGACACTTGCCGCTTCCGTCATGCTGTTCAGTTCTTTCCCGATCAATACGCTTGCAGAGGGTAATGTTTCGCAAACAGTCGCCGATGAGCAAACGGAAGTTGCGACCGGCAAACAGTTTACCCAAACCGATACTCCGGTCTTCGAAACGACTGAAAGTACAGAAGCGGTCGCTACCCTGCCCGCAGCAACTGAAGTCGAGACGTTTGGAGTCGAAGGTCTCTTCACGCGGATTTTGCTGGATGGAGTCTATCGCTTTGTGAAGACAGACCAATTGGCGGATACCCCTACCTATCCGAAAATCGACAGTCAGTATACGAATAAGGTTACAGTCCTTTATTCAACGGCGGATTCATCAACAGCGACAGCTCAGACATTCGCTCAAAATAAAAAGATTGATACATATGGTCAGGTCGGGCTCTTCACCCGCATCAAACAGGATACCGGCTATCTGTTCATCCTGACGGCGGATTTGAGTCCAACTCCTGTTTATTCGGCGACAGGAGAACGGTTCGTCCAACAAAAAACATCTGTTTATCCAACCGCTGATGCAATCGGAACACCGCTTACCACGTTGAAACAAAATGATTCCATCAAGACGTTCGGGACGTCAGGTGACTTCACCCGGATCGAGTTGAACGGCTCATATGCTTTCGTCTTAACGGCTCACCTTGGAACGAAACCAGTCGTCGCGTATGCAGCAACCGGCAAAAAGTATATTCAACAGCTTGCGACTGTCTACCCAACCGCTGCGACGACCGGGAAACCGCTTGGAACATTGTCACAAAATCAATTAGTCGATATCTACGGCGTATCCGGTGCCTATACACGCGTCCGGTTAAATGACGTCTACGGATTCGTCTTGACAACCCAGTTAGGAGATGTGGAGTTTTTTGCGCAAACAGCCCGGCTGTATGTCCAGTCCCCTACTCCGATCCGCCAAGCGCCAAACATGTCCAGTCCCGTCTTAAAAGAGCACCAGACGAATACCTTACTGACCGTATACGGAACGAGCGGCGCGTACAGCCGGATTTTATTCCGTGGACAATACGCGTACGTCTTGACGAGTACGCTCGCTCCTTTAAAGGTCTATCCACAGACGGCCCGTTTATATGTGCAGACACCGACGGCGATCCGTTCAGCACCTGACACTTCAAGCTCCGTCTTAACACAGCACCAGACGAACACCCTGCTGACGGTCTATGGAACGAGCGGTGCGTACAGCCGGATTTTGTTCCGCGGACAATATGCGTACGTCTTAACGAATACGCTCGCCACAACAAAAGTTTATGCAAAGACAGGCCTCCGGTATGCGAGTAAACCGACATCGATTTTTAAAGACACGACGGCAAAAACGATTGTCCGCACTATGAAACGAGCAGAACAGATTGACATCTATGGAACAAGCGGCTCGTACACACGGGTCAAAACCGGATCGGTATATGGCTACGTCAAGACAACGGATCTCGTGACGAAAAAGCCGGATTTGTATGATATCACCGGAATCCGTTATGTGCTCGATGATAAAGTGGTCGTTCATCCAAAGGCCAGTCTGACGGGAAAAATCGGTACACTCAAAAAGAATACCCAGCTGTCGGTTTACGGCAAAAGCGGCTACTACACCCGGGTCAAGATCGGGACGACGTTTGGCTTTGTCGACTCGAGCAGACTCGGCTTAAACAAACCGGTCGCACCGTCTAAAGTCGGAACGGTCTTTTATGTTCATTTTGATCAGACCCCGCTGTTTTCAGCTGATGTCGCGTACAGCCGTCCTGCCGGCTACTTAAGCAAAGGAACAAAGTTGATTGGTCTGAAGGCGATTGACGATGATTTCTGGCACGTCCGCCTGCCGAACGGGACGACAGGTTATGTCATCAATCCCTACATCGGAACGACAAAACCGGATATGCGCTACACCCAACAAACAATTAACCGTCAAAAAATCTACACAGTCAAAACAACGACGTCTTATTTTGCGACACCGGTCAGTCCGAAAAGTTCCGGGTTGATCGAGCAGGGAAAACGGGTCTATCCCCGGTACCGGGTCGGCAATTTTTATGTCATTCAGTCCGGCTGGTCCCCTGTCTATCTGCCGGTCAGTGCCGTCACCGTAAAAACGGATACACGGATTGCACAGAAAAACACATCGCGCGGTGAAAAGTTGATTCAAGCAGCGGCCAAACACTTAGGAACACCGTATACATGGGGTTCGCAAACAGCAGCCAACGGCGGGTTTGATTGTTCCGGACTGATTCATTACGCTACGAATGAAGCCGGGAAATACGGCGGGCGGACGAATGTCAGCGGCTACTGGTACGGTGCATTCTTTACGAATCGCCGGACGACGATCAGCAGTGGGAAACGGTCGGATATCGTCTTCTTCGAAAATACGTACACAGATGGACCATCACATATCGGTATCATGCTCGACAATGAATATTTCATTCATGCCGGCGGCTCACAGCTGCAAATCAACTCGATTTATGAACCACGCTGGCGGGAACACTTCCTCGGCTTTAAATCGATGTAA
- a CDS encoding putative quinol monooxygenase, protein MGEIIVNAVLTVKAGLADQVFPILSTVYKAAQNEPGCLRYTLHQSIENEHQFMLYEVYQDEAALEAHIASDHYKAYREQIELYLEDRQVTKYVEMTF, encoded by the coding sequence ATGGGTGAAATCATCGTCAATGCCGTTCTTACAGTCAAAGCAGGGTTAGCAGATCAAGTCTTTCCGATTCTAAGTACGGTCTACAAAGCAGCGCAAAACGAGCCGGGTTGCTTGCGTTATACATTACATCAATCAATTGAAAATGAACATCAGTTCATGCTCTATGAAGTCTACCAAGATGAGGCAGCACTTGAGGCCCACATTGCATCGGACCACTATAAAGCCTATCGCGAACAAATCGAATTATACCTTGAGGACCGTCAAGTGACGAAATACGTCGAGATGACATTCTGA